In the Myxococcus stipitatus genome, TGGCCGGCGTCCGTGAATCGCTCCACCATCTACTCGGGCTCGAGCAGCGCGGAGGACCCGGATGGCGACGGTCTGAAGGGCGCGGAGGACAACTGCCCCACCGTCTTCAATCCCATCCGTCCCATGGACAATGGCAAGCAGCTCGACTCCGACAATGACGGTGTCGGCGACGCGTGCGACGTGTGCCCGCTGGCGGCCAACAGCCTGGCGTGCACGCAGCTCTTCGTGGGTGACGACGACCAGGACGGCGTGGCGACGTGGCTCGACAACTGCCCGTTCGTGGCGAACACCGACCAGGCGGACGCCGACGGTGACGGCAAGGGCGACGCGTGCGACGCGTGCGCCTCCACGCCGAACGCGGGCGCGCTCGGCTGCCCTGTCTCCATCTACGACCTGAAGACGCCGGTGTCCGGCAGCCTGCCGTGGGTCGACAAGGAGGTGTCCATCTCCGGCGCCATGGTGACCGGCGTGGTGAAGGGCGCCGCCTCGACGCTGGGCTACTGGCTCCAGGAGTACCCGGTGCCGGCGGGCAAGAGCGAGGAGTATTCGGGCGTCTACGTGTACGCGACCAAGGGCGACCTGGCAGTGGGTGACCGGGTGGACATCAGCCGCGCCACGCTGACCCTCTTCAACGGCCTGCCCGAGCTGACCGACGTGACGTACACCCGCACCAGCCGGGGCAACACGCCTCCCACGCCGCTGGTCGTTCCCTACACGGACATCCGCACGGGTGGGCCTCGCGCGGTGGCCCTGGAGGGTGTGCTCGTCGAGGTGCAGGACGTGACGGCCGCCACGACCAACGACTCGTTCGGCCAGTTCCTGGTGAACCCGAGCGGTGATTCCGCGCAGCCCACGCTCATGGTCGATGACCAGGCCTACGCGTATACCGCTCCGGCGGTGGGGACGCGCTACGCGAAGATCCGCGGCGTGCTGACGTACAACTTCAACGACCACAAGCTGATTCCGCGCGGCGCCAGCGACATGCTGCCGCCCGCGCCCACGCTGACGGGCTTCGGTCCGGGGGGCTACGCGCGTGCTGGCTCGGCGACGCCGGTGAGCACGTTCCCGCAGAAGCTGATGGTGACGCTGTCCGGTTCCTATGTGGAGCCGCTCGACGTCGTCATCACCTCCAGCAACAGCTCCGCGCTGCGCGTGCTCGATGGTCGGGTGACGGTGCCCGCCGGACAGACGTCGGTGGAGGTGAAGGTGGAGGCGCTGGCGGCGGCGGAGAGCGTCACGCTCACCGCGTCGCTGGGCACTGGCGCCACGCAGCAGGCCACGTTCCGGGTGCTCGGGGCGGCGGAGCTGCCGGAGATCGTCCGACTGACTCCGGCGGAGCCCACGGTGGTTCCGGGCGGCACGGTGGCGTTCACGGTGGAGCTGGACCGGCCCGCGCCGGCCAATGCCTCCATCGCGCTGAGCGTGGACCCGGCGGCGGACTTCGGCGCGTTCGACCCCGCGAGCGGCACGCTGGCGGTGGTGGAGAACGCGACGCAGGCCTCGTTCACCTTCACGGTCGCCCCGGAGGCATCGATTCCCACCGGGACCATCCACGCGCAGATTGGCGGAACCAGCGCCTCCGCCACGGTGACGCTGGACCTCAGCAGCCCTCGTCTGGACAGCTTGTCTCCGTCGGGCTCCGTCACGGTGCAGTACGGCGCGACGCAGGAGTTCCGCGTCACGCTGACCTCGGCGCCCGAGGCGGACGTCACGGTCGCGCTGTCGGCCACTCCGGCGGCGGGTGTCACCCACTTCGGCACGGTGCCGGCGACGGTGACGGTGCCCGCGGGTTCGACGGAGGCGACGTTCGTGTTCACGGCGGATGCGCAGGGCGATGGCGCGGGGACTGTGTCCGCGTCGCTGTCCGGCATCCACCGCGTGACGGACGTCACGGTGACGCCGCCCCCGGCGAAGCTCACCTCGCTGACTCCGGCCACGGCGACGGTGTACTTCGGCGCGACGCAGGCCTTCACGGTGACGCTGGACCGCAAGGCTCCCGCGGGCGGTGCCGTGGTGGCGGTGAGTCTGTCGTCCGCGGACCTGGGCACGGTGCCGGCGACGGTGACGGTGGCCGAGGGCCAGACGACGGCCCAGGTGCTCTTCACCGCCGGAACCGCGGCGGCGTCGGGAACCCTGTCGGCCGAGTATGACGGCGTCACGCTGACGGCGAGCCTCTCCACCCTGGAGCGTCCGGCCCTCAACCACCTGGTCATCAACGAGGTGGACTACGACCAGATCGTCAACCCCGACTCGACGGAGTTCGTGGAGATCTACAACCCGTCGAACACGCCCATCTCCCTGGCGAATGTCTTCCTCGTGTTGGTCAACGGGTCGAACTCGCAGAGCTACCAGAAGATCGACCTGTCCGAGGTCGGCTCCCTGCCGGCGGGTGAGTACCTGGTCGTGGGTTCGCAGGGTGCCATCAACAGCATTCCCGCGGATCTGACGGTCAAGCCGAAGACGCTGGTGCGTGGCACCACGGACTACATCCAGAATGGTGCTCCGGACGCGGTGGCGCTCTATGACGGCGCGCAGGACGCCCTCATCGACACGCTCTCCTACGAGGGTGCCATCTCCGCGGCCACCATCGCGGGCTCGACGAAGTCGTTCAACATGCAGGAAGGCACGACGTCCACGACCAACCTCGCCGACAGCAATACGGTGACGGGGTCGCTCTCGCGCAGCGCGCTGAGCGAGGACACCGACGACAACGGGGTGGACTTCAAGTTCACCACCACGGTGACGCCGGGCTTCGTGAACCGCATCACGCAGTAACGGCCCGGCGGCCTCGCGCCGCGTGACAGTCGATGAAGTGGACTCGGGCGACTCCCACCACGTTGGGGGTCGCCCGATGTCTTTTCGAGAGGGGCTCCGTGTGGCGGACAGCCGTCGTCCCGTCGGGGCGACGGCTGTCGGTTTCAGGGAGACAATGGATTGATAGGCCTCTTGTTGGTGCCGATGAGTGGGGCTTCTTGTGTCTGTTCAAGGATGGTGGAGAGGGGCGTCTATGGGACAGATTGAACAGGAATCCTCAAGTTGGCTCCTTCCATGAGGTCACGATGCCG is a window encoding:
- a CDS encoding lamin tail domain-containing protein — translated: MKEQGEACDDGNKVNGDGCESDCTVTPEKAACGNGKLEGAEVCDDGNTEDGDGCQADCSLTQTRCAAADAPPLASGATCEVTKPGNGARLFTGIVLKDGETLVGGQVLVNAQGVITCSACDCATAEGAADATQISCPTGVISPGLINPHEHITYHDKPYVGTDERFEHRHEWRKGKNGHTLIDNAGSKNTTDLVTYAELRHVMAGTTSIAGAGGAAGLLRNLDQSPVARQEGLEEGIVDSETFPLGDSGGSILSEGCAYPSRPTGAGLSKLAAYLPHVAEGISAGAHNEFLCLSTDANNVMLPRTAVIHGIGMTAQDILQMGQSGTGLIWSPRSNIALYGDTAMVTTFKRLGVSIALGTDWLQSGSMNILRELKCADSLNTKQYARAFSDVELWRMVTSNAAEATDIFEKTGRIAPGKVGDLAIFRLRDFAASPHRAVVAADPADVVLTMRGGKALYGDQGLVDGLKGADACDAIDVCGAPKAACLQSEIGKNLAALQTANANAYPLFACGAPEAEPTCTPQRISNDSRWPASVNRSTIYSGSSSAEDPDGDGLKGAEDNCPTVFNPIRPMDNGKQLDSDNDGVGDACDVCPLAANSLACTQLFVGDDDQDGVATWLDNCPFVANTDQADADGDGKGDACDACASTPNAGALGCPVSIYDLKTPVSGSLPWVDKEVSISGAMVTGVVKGAASTLGYWLQEYPVPAGKSEEYSGVYVYATKGDLAVGDRVDISRATLTLFNGLPELTDVTYTRTSRGNTPPTPLVVPYTDIRTGGPRAVALEGVLVEVQDVTAATTNDSFGQFLVNPSGDSAQPTLMVDDQAYAYTAPAVGTRYAKIRGVLTYNFNDHKLIPRGASDMLPPAPTLTGFGPGGYARAGSATPVSTFPQKLMVTLSGSYVEPLDVVITSSNSSALRVLDGRVTVPAGQTSVEVKVEALAAAESVTLTASLGTGATQQATFRVLGAAELPEIVRLTPAEPTVVPGGTVAFTVELDRPAPANASIALSVDPAADFGAFDPASGTLAVVENATQASFTFTVAPEASIPTGTIHAQIGGTSASATVTLDLSSPRLDSLSPSGSVTVQYGATQEFRVTLTSAPEADVTVALSATPAAGVTHFGTVPATVTVPAGSTEATFVFTADAQGDGAGTVSASLSGIHRVTDVTVTPPPAKLTSLTPATATVYFGATQAFTVTLDRKAPAGGAVVAVSLSSADLGTVPATVTVAEGQTTAQVLFTAGTAAASGTLSAEYDGVTLTASLSTLERPALNHLVINEVDYDQIVNPDSTEFVEIYNPSNTPISLANVFLVLVNGSNSQSYQKIDLSEVGSLPAGEYLVVGSQGAINSIPADLTVKPKTLVRGTTDYIQNGAPDAVALYDGAQDALIDTLSYEGAISAATIAGSTKSFNMQEGTTSTTNLADSNTVTGSLSRSALSEDTDDNGVDFKFTTTVTPGFVNRITQ